Proteins from a genomic interval of Thamnophis elegans isolate rThaEle1 chromosome 2, rThaEle1.pri, whole genome shotgun sequence:
- the LOC116504060 gene encoding methyltransferase-like protein 7A, translated as MLVFIFQQCLKILILPIYVLAYFGLWDPICKKTFPIFMNQLSKLYNKKMCKEKEKLFHNMRDYADASGKLHLLEIGVGTGPNFQFYPPNTRVTCLDYNPNFQKFLLNSMAQNTHLQFENFVVASAENMTSLSDNSVDVVVCTTVFCSVKNTQAALKEILRVLRPGGAFYFIEHVAASRSKWASFLQQVCNPTWRYLTDGCSLLKETWKDLENAGFSKLYLQHFMAPLHVTVVCPHIYGYAVK; from the exons ATGCTGGTTTTCATCTTCCAACAATGCCTGAAAATCCTCATCCTGCCCATCTATGTGCTTGCCTATTTTGGCTTATGGGATCCTATTTGCAAAAAAACTTTCCCAATTTTCATGAATCAGCTCAGCAAACTGTACAATAAAAAAATGTGCAAGGAAAAGGAGAAGCTGTTCCATAACATGCGCGACTATGCTGATGCTTCGGGAAAGCTCCACCTGCTAGAGATTGGCGTGGGCACCGGCCCCAACTTTCAGTTTTATCCCCCCAACACTCGCGTGACCTGCTTGGACTACAACCCCAACTTTCAAAAATTCCTCCTGAACAGCATGGCTCAAAACACACACCTCCAGTTCGAGAATTTTGTGGTCGCCTCCGCTGAGAACATGACTTCATTGTCGGACAACTCTGTGGACGTGGTGGTTTGCACAACCGTGTTTTGCTCTGTGAAGAACACCCAGGCTGCATTGAAGGAGATCTTGCGAGTGCTCAGACCC GGTGGTGCATTCTATTTCATTGAACATGTAGCAGCTAGTAGATCGAAGTGGGCCTCCTTCTTGCAACAAGTCTGTAACCCTACTTGGAGATATTTGACAGACGGATGCTCCTTATTAAAAGAGACCTGGAAGGATTTGGAGAACGCGGGGTTTTCTAAACTGTACTTGCAACACTTCATGGCCCCGTTGCACGTAACTGTAGTTTGTCCCCATATTTATGGATAtgctgtgaagtaa